From the Paenibacillus sp. FSL H8-0548 genome, one window contains:
- a CDS encoding sugar ABC transporter substrate-binding protein: protein MSKKKMGKLFGTGVLLAALATTVVACGGNNNSPAVTNSASPNTTESSKPEDKKEPVNLRFSWWGSDARHQATLAAIDAYQALNPHVSIEGEYQGYDGYQQKIMTQIAGNSAPDIMQLDYPWLPDLSAQGDVFVDLNNEPEVDRSQFPQTVLEEYTSFNGSLVALPMGTNGYGTMINKGFFDKFGLSTDKQWTWQELIKEGGRINAENKGNHLFVIEPGTTTGGLGEFVLGEYLYSKNGEYWVSDAPAITASKEDIKEALTMMKELFDSGAALPLGDAALFTSKMEQNPKWVNGEVGMTVDWSSTVSKYKSAAGEDKFAVGMPIFAENGKSTAVKFKPSMILAVNKKSKNAEESVKFINWLLNSKEAALILLDTRSVPTSAAAMQALVEADVIDPDVAGMVDNALKDPMNSPPIVQNKPEIADIIRDICEKVVYGNLTPEKGADQLIQRVEDKFKELK from the coding sequence ATGAGTAAGAAAAAAATGGGGAAGCTGTTTGGCACGGGGGTTCTGCTGGCGGCACTGGCGACTACGGTCGTCGCTTGCGGAGGGAACAACAACAGTCCGGCAGTAACGAATTCAGCATCACCGAATACAACGGAGAGCAGCAAGCCTGAGGACAAGAAGGAACCGGTAAATCTGAGGTTTTCCTGGTGGGGCTCGGATGCGCGGCATCAGGCGACGCTCGCTGCCATTGATGCCTACCAAGCGCTCAACCCGCATGTTTCTATTGAAGGCGAGTATCAGGGTTATGATGGCTACCAGCAAAAGATCATGACGCAGATTGCCGGCAATTCCGCGCCAGACATTATGCAGCTGGATTATCCATGGCTTCCGGATCTCTCGGCACAGGGCGATGTTTTCGTAGACTTGAACAACGAGCCCGAGGTTGACCGCTCGCAGTTCCCGCAAACGGTACTGGAGGAGTACACCTCATTTAATGGGAGTCTCGTAGCACTGCCTATGGGCACTAACGGATATGGAACGATGATTAATAAAGGCTTCTTCGACAAATTCGGTCTCTCGACTGACAAGCAATGGACATGGCAGGAATTAATTAAGGAAGGCGGCAGAATCAACGCTGAAAACAAAGGAAATCATCTATTTGTCATAGAGCCAGGGACGACGACGGGTGGATTGGGCGAATTTGTATTAGGGGAGTACCTGTACTCTAAGAACGGCGAATACTGGGTTTCTGACGCTCCGGCTATCACCGCTTCCAAAGAGGATATCAAGGAAGCGCTAACCATGATGAAGGAATTGTTCGACAGCGGCGCAGCGCTTCCGCTTGGCGATGCGGCACTATTCACCAGCAAGATGGAACAGAATCCGAAATGGGTGAACGGGGAAGTCGGTATGACGGTGGATTGGTCATCTACAGTATCGAAGTACAAGTCTGCTGCAGGTGAAGATAAGTTTGCGGTTGGAATGCCTATCTTTGCGGAAAATGGAAAATCGACTGCCGTGAAATTCAAGCCATCCATGATTTTGGCTGTAAACAAAAAATCCAAAAACGCAGAAGAATCCGTTAAATTTATCAACTGGCTGCTGAACAGCAAGGAAGCAGCGCTGATCTTGCTTGATACCCGCTCAGTGCCGACATCGGCAGCGGCCATGCAAGCCTTGGTTGAAGCGGATGTCATTGACCCAGACGTCGCAGGTATGGTCGACAATGCGCTTAAAGACCCGATGAATTCACCGCCAATTGTGCAAAATAAGCCGGAAATCGCGGACATTATTCGGGATATTTGCGAGAAAGTAGTCTACGGCAACCTGACGCCAGAGAAGGGCGCTGATCAGTTGATTCAACGCGTAGAGGATAAATTCAAAGAGCTGAAATAG
- a CDS encoding sugar ABC transporter permease, which translates to MNIRTRKWSKQYVGLLYILPWLIGFLVFQLYPFGASFVYSFTDYSITNKPSFIGADNYVDMFTKDSNFYQSMITTLVYVFFSVPMKLIFALLVAIVLNVSIRGVNTYRTLFYLPSILGGSVAVSILWRFLFMKEGFVNGLLAKVHVPPVDWLGSPNIALFTLSLLAVWQFGSSMVLFLAGLKQIPNELYEAGRVDGASKPRMFFMITVPLLTPIIFFNIIMQLVNAFQDFTSAFVITNGGPMNSTYLFALKLYDEGFKFFKMGYASALSWVLFLVILVVTLIIFKSSKYWTHYEDGGDFK; encoded by the coding sequence GTGAACATAAGGACTAGAAAGTGGAGTAAGCAATATGTAGGCCTACTGTATATTTTACCTTGGTTAATCGGCTTTCTCGTCTTCCAGCTGTATCCGTTTGGGGCTTCTTTTGTCTATTCCTTTACGGATTATAGCATTACGAACAAGCCGAGCTTTATAGGAGCGGACAACTATGTGGATATGTTTACGAAGGACAGCAACTTCTACCAGTCCATGATAACGACGCTTGTGTACGTTTTCTTCTCGGTGCCCATGAAGCTGATTTTCGCGCTGCTGGTGGCCATTGTTCTAAACGTCAGCATTCGCGGAGTCAATACGTACCGCACTTTGTTCTATCTTCCTTCGATTCTGGGAGGAAGCGTCGCCGTATCGATTTTGTGGCGCTTTCTGTTCATGAAGGAAGGGTTCGTTAATGGCTTGCTCGCTAAGGTGCATGTGCCTCCGGTCGATTGGCTGGGCAGTCCGAACATAGCGCTGTTCACGCTGAGCCTGCTGGCGGTATGGCAATTCGGCTCCTCCATGGTTTTGTTTCTGGCAGGGCTGAAACAAATCCCGAATGAGCTGTATGAGGCGGGACGCGTAGACGGGGCATCCAAACCTCGCATGTTTTTTATGATTACGGTACCGCTGCTGACACCGATTATTTTCTTCAATATTATTATGCAGCTGGTCAATGCGTTCCAGGATTTCACGAGCGCATTTGTCATTACAAACGGCGGACCAATGAATTCGACCTACTTGTTTGCGCTTAAGCTGTATGACGAAGGCTTTAAGTTTTTCAAGATGGGCTACGCCTCCGCACTTTCGTGGGTGCTGTTCCTGGTCATCCTGGTCGTTACTCTGATTATATTCAAATCATCGAAATATTGGACGCACTACGAGGACGGAGGGGATTTTAAATGA
- a CDS encoding carbohydrate ABC transporter permease — translation MNNGSLRTRYLGSHFFLAIFALVMVFPLIWLFFASFKENNEIFGSLALLPKEIVWDSYIKGWKGSGQFTFGVFLFNTFKMVVPVVLFTLGSSVLVAYGFARFRFPLKGLLFAVMISTLMLPNAVIIIPRYILFNELGWLNSYLPFTVPALFACYPFFIFMLVQFFRGLPKELDESATIDGCNSFVVLTRILLPLCKPALFSAAIFQFIWTWNDFFNSLIYINSVKKYTLALGLRMSLDISSAAKWNEVMAMSIVAIVPCVLLFFFAQKYFVEGIATTGLKG, via the coding sequence ATGAATAATGGAAGTCTCCGCACTCGCTATTTGGGCAGTCATTTCTTTCTGGCAATCTTTGCGCTTGTTATGGTATTTCCGCTTATTTGGCTGTTTTTTGCCTCCTTCAAGGAGAATAATGAAATATTCGGCTCGCTAGCTTTGTTACCTAAGGAAATCGTATGGGACTCCTATATCAAGGGGTGGAAAGGCAGTGGGCAATTTACATTCGGCGTGTTTTTGTTTAATACGTTTAAAATGGTTGTGCCTGTCGTCTTGTTCACGCTGGGGTCCAGCGTCTTGGTCGCTTATGGCTTTGCGCGTTTTCGGTTTCCGCTGAAAGGCTTGTTGTTTGCGGTTATGATCTCGACGCTGATGCTGCCTAATGCGGTTATTATTATTCCGCGATATATTTTGTTTAACGAGCTCGGTTGGCTGAACAGCTACCTGCCCTTCACGGTCCCGGCACTGTTTGCCTGTTATCCATTCTTTATCTTTATGCTTGTTCAGTTTTTCAGAGGCCTGCCGAAGGAACTGGACGAGTCCGCAACCATTGACGGTTGCAATTCCTTCGTGGTGCTGACACGGATTCTGCTGCCGCTGTGCAAGCCGGCATTATTCTCCGCAGCGATCTTTCAGTTTATCTGGACATGGAATGATTTCTTCAACTCACTCATTTATATTAACAGTGTGAAGAAATATACGCTGGCGCTAGGACTTCGCATGTCGCTGGATATCAGCTCTGCCGCGAAGTGGAATGAGGTTATGGCGATGTCTATCGTCGCGATTGTTCCTTGCGTGCTTCTATTTTTCTTTGCGCAAAAATATTTCGTGGAAGGCATAGCCACGACGGGATTGAAGGGTTAA
- a CDS encoding glycoside hydrolase family 88 protein, with protein MSNYFPLEESIYDRQGSCVNKVIGTIANQYVAATPPNGFTFRTISADSFKQLEDGRYDMNLNHKFPERQLGEYGYACALVQSEEGSDLELSLSCYGPVRIYLNGRLFYKSTVADDVNILNQRLLQTQLKKGWNLFFIKMIKTSSGFGCVFGSSNYKWFPVHALSPFAERSGSGGWIYSSSEIDVYPEEKLPMARSSEKDLPSEWLPRLTDGSSQDCDFSSVFGMLPGQSAYAWSSFTISGHQAVSCTLSVEAPGPVQLWVDHALILQSKGGRFDAAVALSPGEHTVLLLSTCGEVGWRVSLSVSDGFTTYLLNAPQQIKGVSQSWILLGPFESSTYADAGTEPFPTLYRLFESGSSGDSESLYWRTPGITNGYIRPYLENERFAKWNYPLGVTLYGLLQAGRTLQRADLHDYVIAHISECTQLYSYSLWDREQYGAPAINHQLVELNMLDDCGSFGSAMLEAYEDTQDESFLRIAHTLADYIMNKQERREDGAFYRLRPGEYQENTLWADDLYMSTPFLTRYYKHTGSEAAIADAAKQFLLFKTYLYMPEQQIVSHVYDFKYNTPTYVPWGRGNGWVLFSLSELLAVLPESHEHRNELLHMFNELASGYLKLQGDNGLWHQVLTDPSSYEETSCTAMFAYAFSRGVRLNWLQDPSSYASSASRAWEGLTKHSIDQKGNVYGVCRGSGYSFSTEYYRDELNWILNDTHGIGIVILCGVEYEKMLASLS; from the coding sequence ATGAGCAATTATTTCCCCTTAGAAGAGAGCATATATGACCGACAAGGAAGCTGCGTCAACAAGGTAATCGGGACAATCGCCAATCAATACGTCGCAGCTACGCCGCCAAACGGCTTCACTTTCCGAACCATAAGCGCAGACAGCTTCAAGCAATTGGAAGATGGCCGCTACGACATGAATTTGAACCACAAGTTCCCCGAGCGCCAACTGGGAGAGTACGGATATGCCTGCGCTCTCGTCCAGAGTGAGGAAGGAAGCGATCTTGAACTTTCCTTAAGCTGCTACGGACCGGTGAGAATCTATTTGAACGGCAGACTTTTCTATAAATCGACCGTAGCAGATGACGTTAACATTCTGAATCAACGGCTCCTGCAGACACAGTTGAAGAAAGGATGGAACCTTTTTTTCATCAAAATGATTAAAACCTCCTCCGGCTTCGGCTGTGTCTTCGGATCTAGCAATTACAAGTGGTTTCCGGTACATGCACTCTCCCCGTTTGCCGAACGCTCAGGCAGTGGCGGATGGATCTATTCCAGCTCTGAGATAGACGTATATCCGGAGGAAAAGCTGCCGATGGCCCGCTCTTCAGAGAAAGATTTGCCGTCTGAGTGGCTTCCGCGGCTAACAGATGGCAGCAGCCAGGACTGCGACTTTTCATCCGTATTTGGCATGCTGCCGGGTCAATCCGCCTATGCGTGGAGCAGCTTTACAATAAGCGGTCATCAAGCCGTTTCTTGCACACTAAGCGTAGAAGCTCCCGGTCCTGTTCAACTATGGGTAGACCATGCGCTTATACTGCAATCCAAGGGAGGCCGCTTTGACGCTGCGGTTGCATTGTCCCCCGGCGAGCACACGGTGCTGCTGCTATCTACTTGCGGTGAGGTTGGCTGGAGAGTTTCCTTATCTGTAAGCGACGGATTCACAACATACCTTTTGAATGCTCCACAGCAAATCAAAGGTGTATCGCAGAGCTGGATCCTTCTGGGTCCATTCGAGAGCAGCACATATGCCGATGCCGGTACGGAACCCTTTCCTACGCTGTACCGCTTATTCGAGTCTGGTTCTTCTGGAGATAGCGAATCATTGTATTGGCGTACACCGGGCATAACGAACGGTTATATCAGGCCCTATCTAGAAAACGAACGCTTCGCGAAATGGAACTATCCGCTTGGTGTTACGCTGTATGGCCTGCTTCAGGCTGGGCGTACGCTGCAGCGTGCGGATTTGCATGACTATGTGATAGCGCATATTTCCGAATGTACCCAGCTTTATTCCTATTCCTTATGGGATCGCGAGCAATACGGTGCTCCCGCAATCAATCACCAGCTCGTTGAACTTAATATGCTCGATGATTGCGGCTCTTTCGGCTCGGCCATGCTCGAAGCTTATGAAGATACGCAGGACGAAAGTTTTTTGCGAATTGCCCATACTCTTGCTGACTATATCATGAACAAGCAGGAACGCCGGGAGGACGGCGCTTTTTACAGGCTGCGGCCCGGAGAATATCAGGAGAATACGCTGTGGGCGGATGACCTATACATGAGCACACCATTTCTGACCCGGTATTATAAACATACCGGCAGCGAAGCCGCCATCGCGGATGCCGCCAAGCAGTTCCTGCTTTTCAAAACATACTTATACATGCCCGAGCAGCAAATCGTATCTCATGTTTATGATTTCAAGTACAATACGCCAACCTATGTGCCATGGGGACGCGGCAACGGCTGGGTGCTCTTTTCCCTATCCGAGCTGCTCGCTGTCCTTCCGGAATCACATGAGCATCGCAATGAGCTACTCCATATGTTTAACGAGCTTGCTAGCGGTTATTTGAAGCTTCAAGGCGATAATGGACTGTGGCATCAGGTGCTTACGGACCCCTCTTCGTACGAGGAAACCTCCTGTACCGCAATGTTTGCATATGCCTTCAGTCGTGGCGTACGCCTCAACTGGCTTCAAGACCCATCCTCCTATGCGAGTTCAGCTAGCCGCGCGTGGGAGGGTCTTACCAAACATTCTATTGATCAAAAGGGAAATGTTTACGGCGTATGCAGAGGCTCCGGCTATTCCTTCTCCACCGAATATTATCGCGATGAGCTGAATTGGATACTAAACGACACGCATGGCATCGGCATTGTCATTTTATGCGGTGTCGAATATGAGAAAATGCTCGCTTCACTTTCCTAG
- a CDS encoding response regulator — MMYKLLIADDDYEIRNGLCKYFPWDSIGFHVVGDAENGQEAYDFIKNNEVDVILCDIRMPVMSGIDLAAELNAKYSRIQIIFFSAFKDFEYAQKALEAGVRRYILKSTNYNELIRAFTNIKEELDSTITIQEIKGTPELGGSFPEKVITMVKDYVLQHYKDVTLEDLSQQVHMNADYLSKFFKKHAGIRFSDYLTTVRMEEAARLLEDIQYKTYEISDRVGYSNSFNFTRAFKNYYGMTPRDYRNRKGWKEEQEE, encoded by the coding sequence ATGATGTACAAACTACTGATTGCAGACGATGATTACGAAATTCGCAACGGCCTGTGCAAATATTTTCCTTGGGACTCGATCGGTTTCCATGTCGTTGGAGACGCCGAGAACGGGCAGGAAGCTTATGATTTTATAAAAAATAACGAGGTAGACGTCATTCTTTGCGATATCCGCATGCCCGTCATGTCCGGAATTGATCTAGCGGCAGAGCTGAACGCCAAATACTCCCGCATCCAAATCATTTTCTTCAGTGCATTCAAGGACTTTGAATATGCGCAGAAGGCGCTTGAAGCAGGTGTGAGACGCTATATTTTGAAATCAACGAACTACAATGAGCTTATTCGTGCATTCACGAATATTAAGGAGGAGCTCGACAGCACGATCACGATACAGGAGATTAAGGGGACGCCCGAGCTGGGCGGCAGCTTTCCTGAGAAGGTCATTACAATGGTCAAGGATTACGTCCTGCAGCATTACAAGGATGTTACGCTGGAGGATCTGTCGCAGCAGGTGCATATGAATGCTGATTACTTGAGCAAGTTTTTCAAAAAACACGCCGGTATCCGGTTTTCCGATTATTTGACCACGGTCCGAATGGAGGAGGCGGCGCGACTGCTCGAGGATATCCAGTATAAGACGTATGAAATTAGCGACCGGGTCGGTTACAGCAATTCGTTTAATTTTACGAGAGCCTTCAAAAATTATTACGGCATGACACCGCGTGATTACCGGAACCGAAAGGGCTGGAAGGAAGAGCAGGAAGAGTAG
- a CDS encoding sensor histidine kinase, producing the protein MRKSFFVKNVLRFIIPLLIPLIILGGFSIVTTLSYIKTELNTSNYKMMEQTRSTVELMFNELDSVHYTLNYNTRLILRLRSLLAGDEASSSDIEAFNHFMGIINAPTSIRPHIHSIYLYYDNANGHFLASNEGRINLKNYNDISWYATVTAMKQKKQDLYIERRTMKRYSFDRKETELVTLYKRFVPPGLTKTEGYMVANIWMNELESTMEKLLYQPQQLVFMMNGEKEILATTNVSHVDLRSISMLDLTKSQRYKSKVTGESYVVSMLESEIYDLQYISVTPSRHFYQLSTNLLYLTVTLVFVSLVLGLVLTYYISRRNHRNILRVLQTIDNAENGRPIPRLPEKVTDEYSFILQSMIKSFVERSALKIQLTEKKYMLQMMEMMALQSNINPHFMANTLRTIFWKAIGLTGGQNEVSQMLDYLSEVIHYAISSSNKWVTLEEELRNTKHYIEIMKIRYKDKFHMVWDYDEELLDYKVLKLLLQPLLENSIYHGIKESNRFGYVKVQIKRRGAKLHIAIIDTGVGMTRERLVQLRQMITAEKETKHIGLFNTYKRLQLMYGSGHQFRIRSKLGWGTWIEITLPIHDQEK; encoded by the coding sequence ATGAGAAAATCTTTTTTTGTAAAAAACGTGCTTCGTTTCATTATACCGCTGCTTATACCGCTCATTATACTGGGCGGTTTTTCCATTGTAACCACCTTGAGCTATATCAAAACAGAGCTTAACACCAGTAATTATAAGATGATGGAGCAAACCCGCAGCACGGTGGAGTTGATGTTCAACGAGCTGGACTCTGTGCATTACACGTTGAACTATAACACAAGGCTCATCTTGCGACTGCGCTCGCTGCTGGCAGGGGATGAAGCGAGCTCCAGCGACATTGAAGCCTTTAACCATTTTATGGGGATCATTAATGCGCCGACCAGTATCAGACCGCATATTCACTCGATATATTTATATTATGATAATGCCAATGGTCATTTCCTCGCTTCCAATGAAGGAAGGATCAACCTCAAAAACTACAATGATATTTCCTGGTATGCTACGGTTACGGCTATGAAGCAGAAGAAGCAGGATTTGTATATCGAGCGCCGTACGATGAAGCGTTACTCCTTCGACCGTAAGGAAACGGAGCTTGTGACATTGTATAAGCGCTTCGTTCCGCCGGGTTTGACGAAGACGGAAGGCTATATGGTAGCCAATATATGGATGAATGAGCTGGAGTCGACCATGGAAAAGCTGCTTTACCAGCCGCAGCAGCTGGTATTCATGATGAATGGGGAGAAGGAGATTCTCGCTACGACAAATGTCTCTCATGTGGACCTGAGGAGCATCTCTATGCTCGATTTAACGAAATCGCAGCGGTATAAGTCCAAGGTTACGGGAGAGAGCTACGTGGTGTCTATGCTGGAATCGGAAATCTATGACTTGCAGTATATCTCGGTTACACCGAGTCGCCATTTCTACCAGCTGTCCACGAACCTGCTTTATCTTACGGTGACGCTTGTATTTGTTTCGCTGGTGCTTGGGCTTGTTCTGACTTATTACATTTCCAGACGGAATCATCGGAATATATTGCGGGTGCTGCAGACGATCGACAATGCGGAGAATGGGAGGCCAATCCCGCGGCTGCCAGAGAAGGTGACGGACGAATACAGTTTTATTTTGCAAAGCATGATCAAGTCATTCGTCGAGCGCAGCGCTCTCAAGATCCAGCTGACCGAGAAGAAATATATGCTGCAGATGATGGAAATGATGGCGCTGCAGTCTAATATCAATCCGCATTTTATGGCTAATACGCTGCGGACGATTTTTTGGAAGGCGATTGGGCTTACGGGTGGACAGAACGAGGTGAGCCAAATGCTCGATTATCTATCGGAGGTTATCCACTATGCCATAAGCTCGTCCAATAAGTGGGTTACGCTGGAGGAAGAGCTGCGGAATACAAAACATTATATTGAGATTATGAAAATCCGCTACAAGGACAAGTTCCATATGGTTTGGGATTATGATGAGGAATTGCTGGATTATAAGGTCTTAAAGCTGTTGTTGCAGCCGTTGCTCGAAAACTCGATTTACCATGGCATCAAGGAGAGCAACAGATTTGGGTATGTAAAGGTTCAGATCAAGCGGCGCGGTGCCAAGCTGCATATTGCGATCATTGATACGGGTGTAGGCATGACGCGGGAGCGGCTGGTGCAGCTAAGGCAAATGATTACAGCGGAGAAGGAAACGAAGCATATCGGGCTGTTCAATACGTACAAAAGGCTGCAGCTAATGTATGGCAGCGGGCATCAGTTCCGCATACGTAGTAAGCTGGGCTGGGGAACATGGATTGAAATTACACTGCCTATCCATGATCAAGAAAAATAA
- the speE gene encoding polyamine aminopropyltransferase has translation MELWYTEKQTNSFGITAKITKTYVNEQTDFQQLDMIETEEFGTMLVLDGMVMTTVKDEFVYHEMVAHPVLFTHPNPENVLVVGGGDGGVIREVMKHPKVKKAVLVDIDGKVIEYSKKYLPSIAGELDNPRVEVLVNDGFMHIHDHKNTYDVIMVDSTEPVGPAANLFTKGFYQGIYESLKEDGIFVAQTDNPWFKADLIQSVNKDVKEVFPIVRVYGANIPTYPSGLWTFTMGSKKYDPTAVDESAIPEIDTKYYTPRLHKAAFVLPKFVEDLIK, from the coding sequence ATGGAATTATGGTATACGGAAAAACAAACCAACAGCTTCGGCATTACGGCGAAGATTACTAAAACTTACGTAAATGAACAAACGGATTTTCAACAGCTTGATATGATCGAAACGGAAGAGTTCGGAACGATGCTGGTGCTTGACGGTATGGTAATGACCACGGTCAAGGATGAATTCGTATACCATGAGATGGTTGCGCATCCTGTTCTTTTCACGCATCCGAATCCTGAGAACGTCCTTGTTGTAGGCGGCGGAGACGGCGGCGTTATTCGTGAGGTTATGAAGCACCCTAAAGTCAAAAAGGCTGTTCTTGTCGATATTGACGGAAAAGTTATCGAGTACTCCAAGAAATACTTGCCATCCATCGCTGGCGAGCTCGACAACCCGCGTGTTGAAGTGCTCGTAAACGACGGATTTATGCATATTCATGATCATAAGAATACTTATGACGTCATTATGGTTGATTCCACGGAGCCAGTTGGTCCTGCTGCCAACCTATTCACGAAGGGCTTCTACCAAGGCATCTATGAGTCCTTGAAGGAAGACGGCATCTTCGTTGCACAAACGGACAACCCTTGGTTCAAGGCTGATCTTATCCAAAGCGTTAACAAAGACGTGAAGGAAGTATTCCCGATCGTTCGTGTATACGGCGCTAATATCCCAACATACCCAAGCGGTCTATGGACGTTCACAATGGGCAGCAAAAAGTACGACCCAACAGCTGTGGACGAGTCAGCGATTCCAGAAATCGATACGAAATATTATACGCCGCGTCTTCACAAAGCAGCATTCGTGCTGCCTAAATTCGTTGAAGATCTCATAAAGTAA
- the speB gene encoding agmatinase, protein MKLDQKYSGNVFILSSENYEASKAVIYGMPMDFTVSFRPGSRFGPPRIREVSIGLEEYSPYLDRSLEDIEYFDAGDLLLPFGNAARSLEIIGEFVRGVLDDGKIPVGLGGEHLVSWPIFQEVYKKHPDLAIIHFDAHADLRESYEGEPLSHSTPLRKAAGLMGGQNIYQFGIRSGSREEWQYARENINFHPFEVLEPLKKVLPSLEGRPVYLTIDIDVLDPSAAPGTGTAEAGGITSKELIESVHAIARSGVNIVGFDLVEVAPAYDPTEQTQIVAAKVIREMLLGFLK, encoded by the coding sequence ATGAAATTGGATCAAAAATATTCAGGCAATGTTTTTATTTTGAGCTCAGAAAACTATGAAGCTTCCAAAGCGGTTATCTATGGCATGCCGATGGATTTCACGGTTAGCTTCCGTCCAGGCTCACGCTTTGGTCCGCCTCGCATCCGTGAGGTGTCCATTGGACTTGAAGAATACAGCCCTTACCTCGATCGCAGCCTAGAGGATATCGAGTATTTCGATGCGGGCGATCTGCTGCTGCCTTTCGGCAATGCAGCACGCAGTCTGGAAATTATCGGTGAGTTCGTTCGCGGTGTGCTGGATGACGGCAAAATCCCCGTTGGTCTCGGCGGCGAGCATCTCGTTTCTTGGCCGATCTTCCAAGAGGTGTACAAGAAGCATCCTGATCTGGCGATCATCCACTTCGACGCTCATGCCGATCTGCGCGAGTCGTATGAAGGCGAGCCGCTGTCTCACTCTACGCCGCTGCGCAAAGCAGCGGGGCTAATGGGCGGACAGAACATTTACCAGTTCGGTATCCGTTCAGGCTCCCGCGAGGAATGGCAATATGCGCGCGAGAACATCAACTTCCACCCGTTCGAGGTATTGGAGCCGCTGAAGAAGGTGCTTCCATCGCTTGAGGGCCGTCCGGTGTATTTGACGATTGATATTGATGTGCTTGATCCATCCGCAGCGCCTGGTACAGGTACAGCGGAAGCGGGCGGCATAACGTCGAAGGAGCTTATTGAATCCGTTCATGCTATAGCTCGTTCGGGCGTGAATATTGTTGGTTTTGATCTAGTTGAGGTTGCGCCAGCTTATGATCCTACGGAGCAAACTCAAATCGTAGCGGCAAAGGTTATTCGTGAAATGCTGCTTGGTTTCTTGAAGTAA
- a CDS encoding DNA-deoxyinosine glycosylase — MRIYSFPPVIDERAQVLILGTAPSVKSLEHKQFYGHPQNFMWRIIYRLFNDSDPDPVYENRLAFLKEHRLALWDVIESCEREGSLDVNIKGVVPQKLPELVEKYPSLRCFAFNGSKAYDTFYKFYRGHESFKNIATLKLPSSSPIPTPRMRTLEDRVEAWRVIVPYTVT; from the coding sequence ATGCGTATATATTCATTTCCACCCGTGATTGATGAACGCGCGCAGGTACTCATACTGGGAACAGCGCCAAGCGTGAAATCGCTTGAGCATAAACAATTTTATGGGCATCCTCAGAACTTTATGTGGCGGATTATATATCGATTGTTTAATGACTCTGACCCAGATCCTGTATATGAGAACCGACTTGCTTTCTTAAAGGAGCATCGCTTGGCGCTATGGGATGTCATTGAGTCCTGTGAGCGTGAAGGAAGCTTGGATGTGAATATCAAGGGAGTAGTACCGCAAAAGCTTCCTGAGCTGGTCGAAAAGTATCCTTCCTTGCGCTGCTTCGCGTTTAACGGAAGCAAGGCTTACGATACGTTTTATAAGTTTTATCGCGGACACGAGAGCTTCAAGAACATTGCAACGCTCAAGCTCCCATCGTCCAGTCCTATTCCGACTCCGCGTATGCGAACACTTGAAGATCGTGTGGAGGCTTGGCGTGTAATTGTGCCTTATACAGTAACTTAA
- a CDS encoding DUF1934 domain-containing protein, whose product MNDSRKVRMTLESMQDGSSHIHTYEGEWFRKEKSIFIRYSEPAVEGDPKAGEVRTLLKYRQGELSIMRRGAIESEQLFVQGQKRIGRYQSSMTSFVLETETQLLSLQVPSDSGEKAEADLLPAQLPFTLEWEYELHVNDQMSGRFHIRLHIQGELNS is encoded by the coding sequence ATGAATGATAGCAGGAAAGTGCGAATGACTTTGGAGAGCATGCAGGACGGAAGCTCGCACATTCATACCTACGAGGGTGAATGGTTTCGTAAGGAGAAGTCGATTTTTATCCGTTACAGCGAGCCTGCTGTAGAGGGTGATCCGAAGGCTGGCGAGGTGCGCACGCTATTGAAATATCGGCAAGGCGAGCTGTCCATCATGCGACGGGGCGCCATTGAGTCGGAGCAGCTGTTCGTGCAAGGGCAGAAGCGGATTGGCCGCTATCAATCGAGTATGACGTCTTTTGTGCTTGAAACAGAAACGCAGCTGCTTTCTCTGCAAGTGCCTAGTGATAGCGGCGAGAAAGCAGAAGCGGATCTATTGCCTGCGCAGCTACCCTTTACGCTAGAGTGGGAATATGAGCTTCACGTAAATGATCAAATGTCGGGTCGTTTCCATATACGGCTCCATATACAGGGGGAACTTAATTCATGA